One Papaver somniferum cultivar HN1 chromosome 10, ASM357369v1, whole genome shotgun sequence genomic window carries:
- the LOC113314980 gene encoding lipoamide acyltransferase component of branched-chain alpha-keto acid dehydrogenase complex, mitochondrial-like, translating into MISRRILQKKSFISGARYVCSAYVNKCVPPSSSVKKTLILGFPQFTSVSASSPTQFDLKSSYAIKKCGFSTEAVLDQPVGEVIDVPLAQTGEGIAECELLKWFVEEGDQVEEFQPLCEVQSDKATIEITSRYKGKVLQILYGPGDIVKVGETLLKMISGSQASTLISEALNETLPLPSDTFETGSEGVSFDKNHKGGVLSTPTVRHLAKEYGININDILGTGKDGRVLKEDVLKYAANIGLCQLVAHPQASSTEQLQIKEEDTACALSLDGCNFEDTRMPLRGFPRTMVKSMTMAAKVPHFHYLEEINCNSLLKLKASFQNDNSDPDVKHTFLPFLIKSLSMALTKYPIVNSSFNEELYEVILKGSHNIGVAIATPNGLVVPNIKKVQSLSILEITKELSRLQQLALTNKLSSEDISGGTITLSNIGSIGGKFGSPILNLPEVAIIAIGRIQKLPRFADDGSIYPASIMNVNVGADHRIVDGATVARFCNEWKLLIEKPELLILHTR; encoded by the exons ATGATTTCCAGGCGTATTTTgcagaaaaaatcattcatctcCGGTGCAAGATATGTCTGTAGCGCGTACGTTAATAAGTGTGTGCCACCATCATCATCAGTAAAGAAGACTTTGATTCTAGGGTTTCCACAATTCACTTCTGTTTCGGCTTCTTCACCTACGCAATTCGAT CTGAAGAGTTCATATGCAATAAAGAAATGTGGATTCTCAACTGAAGCTGTACTTGATCAACCAGTGGGTGAGGTAATTGATGTTCCATTAGCTCAAACTGGTGAGGGTATTGCCGAGTGCGAGCTTCTCAAATGGTTTGTGGAAGAG GGGGATCAAGTTGAAGAGTTTCAACCACTTTGTGAAGTTCAAAGTGATAAAGCGACCATCGAAATAACTAGTCGGTATAAAGGAAAAGTCTTGCAGATTCTTTATGGTCCAGGTGACATAGTGAAG GTAGGAGAAACtcttctgaagatgatttctggatcTCAGGCTTCTACTTTGATATCTGAGGCTTTAAATGAAACACTACCTTTGCCATCTGACACATTTGAAACAGGTAGCGAAGGTGTTTCATTTGATAAGAATCACAAAGGGGGAGTTCTGTCTACACCAACTGTTCGTCACCTGGCGAAGGAATATGGTATAAATATTAATGATATTCTAGGAACTGGTAAAGATGGAAGGGTACTAAAAGAAGATGTCCTTAAATATGCTGCCAACATAGGGCTTTGTCAATTAGTTGCACATCCACAAGCAAGCTCCACTGAACAGCTGCAGATTAAAGAGGAAGACACTGCATGTGCCTTGTCTTTGGATGGATGTAACTTTGAAGATACAAGAATGCCTCTAAG GGGATTCCCGCGAACAATGGTGAAATCCATGACCATGGCAGCAAAAGTTCCACATTTTCACTATCTAGAAGAGATAAATTGTAATTCTCTCTTGAAGCTTAAAGCATCTTTTCAGAATGACAACTCCGATCCTGATGTCAAACATACCTTCCTGCCTTTCCTTATTAAGTCTCTTTCTATGGCATTAACTAAATACCCCATAGTTAACAGTTCTTTCAACGAAGAGTTGTATGAGGTCATTCTTAAAG GCAGCCACAATATTGGGGTTGCTATAGCTACTCCAAATGGTTTAGTTGTGCCGAACATAAAGAAGGTTCAATCATTATCCATTTTGGAG ATAACAAAAGAATTGTCACGGCTACAACAATTGGCATTAACTAACAAGCTTAGCTCTGAAGATATCTCTGGGGGGACGATAACTTTAAGCAACATCGGTTCGATAGGTGGAAAGTTTGGCTCCCCAATTCTCAACTTACCTGAAGTTGCTATCATTGCAATTGGTAGAATCCAGAAACTTCCACGGTTCGCAGATGATGGAAGTATCTATCCGGCATCAATCATGAAT GTTAACGTTGGGGCAGACCATAGAATTGTAGATGGAGCAACTGTTGCAAGATTCTGCAACGAATGGAAGCTATTAATTGAAAAACCAGAGCTGCTTATTTTGCATACGAGATGA